The Pseudomonadota bacterium genome includes a window with the following:
- a CDS encoding DapH/DapD/GlmU-related protein: protein MTEIAQTVRIYPNVRLGENVEIEDFCVIGAPFQGYTGEETIIGDNAIIRSHTVIYAGNHIGNNFQTGNKANIREFNIIGNNVSIGTLSVIEHHITIEDNVRIHSQAFIPEHTVLENGCWIGPNVVLTNAKYPNSPNTKKELKGVLVKKNAKIGANVTILPGLVIGENSLIGAGSVVVKDVEAGVILAGNPAKLIRKL, encoded by the coding sequence ATGACTGAAATAGCTCAAACTGTGAGGATTTATCCTAATGTCAGGCTCGGTGAAAACGTGGAAATTGAAGATTTCTGTGTTATTGGAGCACCTTTTCAAGGTTACACCGGCGAAGAGACAATTATAGGAGATAATGCAATTATCCGCTCCCACACAGTTATTTATGCGGGCAATCATATTGGTAACAATTTTCAGACCGGAAACAAGGCCAACATACGCGAATTTAACATCATTGGAAACAATGTGAGTATCGGAACGCTCTCGGTTATAGAGCACCACATAACAATAGAAGACAATGTTCGCATTCATTCACAGGCTTTTATCCCTGAACATACTGTTCTTGAAAATGGCTGTTGGATAGGTCCGAATGTAGTATTGACCAATGCGAAGTATCCGAATTCTCCAAACACAAAAAAAGAACTTAAAGGTGTACTGGTTAAAAAAAATGCAAAGATAGGTGCAAATGTAACTATTCTGCCAGGCTTGGTAATAGGAGAAAATTCATTAATCGGAGCGGGTAGCGTCGTTGTCAAAGATGTTGAAGCCGGAGTTATTTTAGCAGGTAATCCGGCAAAGCTTATTAGAAAATTGTAA
- a CDS encoding Gfo/Idh/MocA family oxidoreductase translates to MIKFALVGCGRIAKRHADLLGSGQIKDGILTAVCDIVPDRAKSFGEKYNVPFYVNLNEMMQKERDINVVSVLTPSGLHAENVIRLAEYRKHIVVEKPMALTLEDADAMIRQCDEAGVKLFVVKQNRYNLPVLKLREAIEKKRFGKLVLGTVRVRWCRTQEYYNQDAWRGTWSMDGGVFTNQASHHIDLLEWMMGEPESVFAKATTALVDIETEDTGIAIIRFKNGALGVVEATTAVRPKDLEGSISIMGEKGSVEIGGFAVNEMKVWNFADKIPEDDIVLEKYRQNPPDVYGFGHKAYLEHVVDALVNGRPALVDGLEGRKSLELIMAIYESIETGKDVFLRFKPEKCKLGRIND, encoded by the coding sequence AGGATCTGGTCAGATCAAGGATGGTATACTTACTGCCGTGTGTGATATTGTCCCGGATAGAGCCAAATCTTTTGGCGAGAAATATAATGTACCTTTTTATGTAAACCTGAATGAAATGATGCAGAAGGAGAGAGATATAAATGTCGTTTCTGTCCTGACGCCAAGCGGTTTACATGCAGAAAATGTTATAAGGCTTGCTGAGTATAGAAAACATATTGTTGTGGAAAAGCCAATGGCATTGACCCTTGAAGATGCCGATGCAATGATCCGCCAATGCGACGAAGCCGGTGTAAAACTCTTTGTAGTAAAACAAAATCGTTACAACTTACCTGTGCTGAAACTACGCGAAGCTATTGAAAAGAAGCGTTTCGGCAAATTGGTTTTAGGAACTGTAAGAGTGAGGTGGTGTCGAACGCAGGAGTACTATAACCAGGATGCGTGGAGGGGCACCTGGAGCATGGATGGTGGAGTGTTTACAAACCAGGCGAGTCATCATATAGATCTATTGGAATGGATGATGGGAGAACCCGAATCCGTGTTTGCCAAGGCAACCACTGCTTTAGTCGATATTGAAACAGAAGACACCGGCATAGCAATTATTAGATTCAAAAACGGTGCTCTTGGAGTTGTAGAGGCAACCACCGCTGTAAGACCAAAAGATCTCGAAGGTTCCATCTCAATAATGGGAGAAAAAGGTTCTGTTGAAATCGGTGGTTTTGCGGTTAATGAAATGAAAGTGTGGAATTTTGCGGATAAAATACCTGAGGACGATATAGTCCTTGAAAAATACAGACAAAATCCACCCGATGTTTATGGATTTGGTCACAAAGCCTATCTGGAGCATGTTGTTGACGCGCTGGTTAATGGAAGACCTGCTTTGGTAGATGGACTTGAAGGTCGCAAATCGTTGGAGCTTATTATGGCAATCTATGAATCTATTGAAACAGGCAAAGATGTATTCCTTCGGTTTAAGCCTGAAAAATGCAAACTGGGCAGGATTAATGACTGA